TACCTAAAAATTGGTCACTGCTAGAGGTGCCAAATGGGTTGAACCCATTTAAGTGAgttgggtcatatatgggttagTTAAGTTTTAATAATTGGGTTGTTAATGAATTTGGGTTGTATGTAAGTATAATGATATATGAGTTGTAAATGGGTTTGTCTTTTAACCAATTTACAAcccatttaaattataaaagtcATTTAGTTGAGTCAATTCATTAATGAGATATCTTCATCTTgagtatttttgtttttataatttttaatttaatttaatttttctttttctttctttcttttactttccccctcccccaccacGAAGTCTGGTGGCTAACCCTTGCTAATTGTTGGTGAGGGTGGTGAAGCCCTCGCCTAGTCGCCAATCGCAttggtgagcctcgagctcaccaacCTCGACACTAGCAAGACTCCAAACTCCTTGATttggcaagcctcgagctcatcGGATTTGGTGAGGTGGACACTCGCCTAAGGCTGGCATGGCTTGAGCTTGCCTATTGTCAGCCACGGCTGTCGTGGCTGGCGATTgggagaaggaggaaaaaaaaagaaaaaagaaatacaaataattaaaaattctatttaaaaaaaataaaaatactttaaaaGGAGTGCACGTAAAATCATATAagatattatatattaagttaaaaacattttctaatttattttcaagtttcaatcaagcacaaaaaaaatattgtcattttcaaaaataccatattttttgtgaaataaataaagcctcaatttttttaaaaaaaaattataaaatttatccattaaatttgtaaatgtatggaaatgttttaacaatataattttttttttttaaatcatggaAGTGTTTAACAATATGGATCAGGTCAAGTATGAATTGGATATGAATTGGTATAGGTTAATAAATTTACGTTGCTAATAAATGGGTGATAAAtaggttaatgggtcaatttgggttgaGTTATTTATGACCCCACCCGAACTTGAATTGTGACAGCCTGTTTGACAAGTCTGGTCACTactatgaaaatgaaagattgaATTGTGACAGCCTTTAACTAAGCCATAGGAATCTCTCATGATTTTCAAAATGGAAGATACGTACCAGAGCATGACTCCCGAAGCGAGAGATAATTTGAAGAACTCCCACAGCCCTGAGAACGCCTCCACGGACCAACCGGTCCATGTCGTCGGACAACCCCCACAAGCCGAGTACAAGTACATTCCCAAGAAAATGAGCCACCAAGAGAGATCCAGCACGACGCACAGGCCCACCACGCCGAAGCCGAAGACGTACACGCACAGCCAGCTCCCGACCACGTTCACGGCAAGGCCTGCCAGCGAGACCCAGGCCGTGACTGCGGTCTTCAGCTGGCTCTGCAAGAACTTGTCCAGCGGGAGAGCAAGGGCGAAGCTGAAGTGAAGAGGGATGAACCACAGGGCCAATGAGCCTGACATCTCGGCGACATCGTCGGCTTGGCCTAGGAGCTTTAGGAGCGGCGTCGTGAAAATGTAGATTGGCAGCAGCAAGAAGCAACACAGGAAGAGCACGATCCACGATCTCTGCATGTAGATGCCGAGCATGTGGTATCTCTTTGCGCCGAAGGCTTGGCCACAGAGCGTCTCTAGCGCGCTCGCCATGCCTAGCTAATTAATTTTCGCCATGCCCAAAGAGGAAGTCCGTTAACAAGTTTAGTCCTTTGAAGTAGAATTAACAAGAGAAATACGTTTTTTTACCAGCAAATGTTGCCACTGAGACGAAACTATTCTCGTCAAGCAAGACAAGCATGAAAATTAAAGAGTCCAATGAATTACCAGGAGGCCGAGGTTGAAGCCCAATATGACGGTGTTAGCAATGGACATGGCGGCGAGCTCGACTTCCCCGAGGTGGCCGGAGAAGGCTTGGGTAACGACATTCATGGAGTACGTTGCCACCCGAGTGAAGATAGCGGGGCCTGCTATCTGCCATAGCTTCTTCGTCTCAATGCACACTCTGGTCGAtagcttcttctcctcctcctttttatcCCGATGATCAATGCCGTTCTGACGTCCATCTACCGATTGCGCCACATCACCGTTGGCGGCGACACTCgccatatgagagagagagagagagagagtggagaagGATTTTATATCAAGAACTGAAGTTCTGTGAAACGTGCAAGGCTTGAGATCTGGAGGATCGGACTCGAGAGTGAGCGGGCTATTATTAACTACAGTCAAGCATTGTATAAGATATCCACATAACCTAATCATGCATTAGCGTTTAGATCTATCACTTGATTCAGAAAGAGATGATGTTTCTTGATTAGAGCGCAGATACGGTCGAATCTCATTTCGTAGGAGACTTGTTCGCTCCCCCtgccgatttttttttttttaaattttatatgctACTTTAATTCAAACGGAGGAAGTATAATTGAATGAAGTCCCTCGTGCTCCCCGCTGAGCTCTTCCCTTTACCCGTCGGCCTTTTTTAAATCTATACGATTGCGTCCGTATCTTAGGGAAATCGATTTACTACAACAACGTTTTCTAGATGTCTTTGTTAAATCGTTCGCACATATTATTGGTTTTGAACTGGTCAGTACCTCCACTTTTCAAAGAAGTTGGCGAGAGCTATGGTGGAGAAGGGAGTGTCGGAAAAACCCAAAGCGAATTGACCCATCGGTACCCTTAGTAGAGATCACGCTTGTCCAATAAATTggaataattgtccaaaaagtcctaaacctattatattgtAGCCAATTcgattttaaaccttttaactatgttaatttaattttaaatattttgatgatttaccaatttagtcatcacattcaattatgtcaatttagtattaaatcttttaaagatttaccaatttaatcccaAAATTCACATAGGCCGTGGCAATTCACATAGTTTCAATCTTTCGGCCCATCTTGAAAAACCATAGGTCGGTTTTGGGATCAACCTTTGGTTGTAATTGGCCGGCCCGGCAACGTGCCGTAGTTTCCTCATCTCTATCCGCCCTCTGCCCGTCATGCCCTTGTCTTCAAGTCCCCCCACGAACATTGCTGTCACGATTGCTGTTCGCAGGTGATTCTTGAAGCAGAAGCCAATTGACCTTTCCAATCCCATAGCTTGGATTCGCCACCAATAGACAGACTTTGCTCTATAGCAAAGCGACAGCCGTGACATTTCTGTGTGGATCTTGATATGTGAGTTCATCCAACAGTATCTCTGTATCAAATTTGTGCTACACATTAAAAAAAGAGTGTTCAGTTGATTTTTTATAGTCTACTTTCATCTATGCCAAGTAAACATCTGTGATGAGATATCATCTAAGAATCAAATTAACATTCTTCAAATCTTGGAGGTTGTTTATTGCGGATAAAACGGGAATAGGGTGAATTTTTTTTGCCCTCACAACCAAGTCTCTCCCAATTGCTTGATCTAGGTTTTACTTTTTATAATATGGACATCCTATCTTAGACTTTGTCAATTCAAAAGATCCATCCTATGCTAGGGCTCTGTCCATAAGATGGCAGACGTAGTCTATAAAATCAAGCGGAATAAGAGATGCTATGATTATGATCTGAAAATACTTCATCCCATCGCATTCGAACCAAGTGCTTGACCAATTAATCTTTAGTACTAGTAGCATTTTGCTAGTAATTTATATAAGGAGGGAGGGGATCATGTGTCTTGATTGCTCCTACTTCAAAATTGGACCTACAAAGAGACTGTGCATGTAAAATAAAGGCTGATCCGGTACTGAAGATGGGAATTCTAGCCAGCGGCTGAAGCAAGCGACTCAGGATTTGAAGTAGACTGAGTAGTCCACTTTGCTACACGTGCCTTAGCTTTCTCAGCCTGCATCGATCAAGTCAATTAGATTCACAGAGATGCACATACCAGGTGAAAAATCAGCAATGTGCCGAATCAATCCTTCTTCTAgtgcttatttatttatatttactATGGTTGTCAAGATGGAAAATACAAAACCCTCGCGCGCGACCAGTTATTAAGGAACGGCCAGCATTAACGGTCTGCATGTTTAACTTAGTGACCGGCTCGCTACCGGTCCCCAAAGATGTTGTCAGAGGAAACCTTCACCGAACAACTGCCGGTTCTCTTTGGCAGCAACCGTAAATGTGTCAACGGGGCGATAGCCACTTAGCCGTCCCCAATGATCGTTAGGAACAATCTTTTGGACTTCTAGATACGGGTTTGCCCGTCGTCTGATATCCACGTTTTTCGTTTATGCGGAACCGGAGTTACTCGGTGGGTACACTTGGCCGATCTGGGACTTTAGACTCTAGGGTTTTATGTTGTtaaccacaatttttttttttttttgctggtgCTCTATTTGGCGTTAAAGTCACGTACCTCCTTCGCCCAATCGCAGTTGATTGTTGTTACGGCAAGTATCAATGTTTGGACTGCAGTCCCACCAAGTACCATGCCACCCCATATGCCCTTTCATGTTTCCAAACCATGTTTAACATATATTGAGAGAAACAAGTTATCATCGAATGGAAAACAGATGTTTGGAGACTAAGGATACGTACCATGACACCAAAGTGAAACACACATCCCATGAGCAATCCAAGAGGAAGCCCAACGACGTAATAGCATCCCAAATTTATGTATGCAACATATGCTTGCCATCCCGATCCGACGGCAACTCCTGAGAATAAACAATACATAAAGTTCTCATTAACGAATGTCCATGAGCACTTATCAACTATAAttaacaagaaaatgtttttgttgtGCATGCATGAATTACACATAACACTAGCTAGAAAGAAGGGCACTAAAACTTTTGTTAACGGAATCGATACATGAACTCACCAGACAAAATTGGTTGAACGCTGTTGAGGAGAATCGTGAGGCCTAGAAGATAAGATAGCTCGTCCACTTCTTCGAGAACATCGGTGGATGATGTGTAAATGTAGGCAAATTTGTTGTGCAAGATCATTATGAGCACACAGAACAAGAGGCCGATTGTAGTAGACTGAACCACCGACACAGCAGTCGCAAATTTGGCGGCCTCGGCATTTCCAGCTCCAAGTTCATTCGCCACTCTCACTCTGTAAAAATCGCAATGAGATGATGAGCACATTTTCCAGAAGTAGTGACGAACTGAAAACAATCAAAAAGCATTatactagagagagagagagagagagagagagaacccgaTGGCAGCAAGGAAGCCCAAAGGGATCATCATCTCCCATCCATTGATGCTCATGCTAAAACGACAATGAAATGGATAGTTCATCAGAAGCCTCAGACAAGAAGAAACATTTGCAAGGAGGCAATTGCGGATAAATCTCTTCACGTTCAAAGAATATTGCACGTACCAGATCGATAAGGCATCCACCGCGACCGTAGTGTTTGGCAGATATCCGGTCATCAGTAACAATATCCTATAGTACCAGCTCTCTAGGCTGATCGCGTGCCAAGACAAGGAAccatattattgaaaataaaagcaaTCGATCACCGATGTTGCACTATATAGAGAAACATTCAAAGTGCAATCAAAGagatatttcttcattttttttcatataactTTCCTTCAATGAATTCCTCATAGGTAATAATCTTTAAGAGTTCAGGGACATTCTACTTTCTTAAATTTAGATTTTACAAGAGGCGCATATTTAACACTAGATGTTTACCCTCTTATTGTGCGGATTGTCATACCAAGTATAATTAGCATGGAGCATGGGAAAATATAAGCACAATTACAACACTATTTTAACATATCATTAATTGTAAAAAGGTACGCATAGGAttcaataatgaaaattcaaagctaattagtattaaaaaaatcatgcaaaTAATATGATGGGTTATTTTTCGTAAATTATATACTCTCTCTCAAATGCATATAGAACAAAATTTTCTATGTCTACGAACTACTATAGAAAAAACTATAATGTTATTATGTCTAAATAAACTTATCGTTCTCATTAAATACATTTATTAATTAACAGTAAAACTAATCAAGAGAAAGGATGGGCGATAAATAAGTGGCTTTATGGGGGAGAAGAGCCTTCATGTTTCTAGCTAAGCAACAAAGGACACCGAAGCTCTAAGATTTTATCCATCTATTTGCAATAGcttgcatttgaaaaattaaatctGTCACGATATAATTAgagcattaaaaaaatgaaaaaaattatcgataaAGTACGCTATACAAAGAAATTGTACTTATGGAAAGACGAGACTTTTCAAGATTTAAAACCCTTCTAAGAAAGTTGTTGGAGAATGGAAAATTTCCatattctaatataaaaaaaagtgagaaattgaatgaaattatgaATTTGCACATTCGTCTATTGACACAATATTTGTACTACAAAATAATTAGGGATATTTAGGGAAGCGAAAATGATTGAGGGGACTTAGTTGATAGATTAAAGAAGACGATTATGTTgtatgatcaaattgaaaaatttctaTGATGATACCGCTTTTAGATGGTGGCTGCGACGGAAATGAAGAGACTGAACTGCGAAAGCCTTTACCTACTAAGGTATCGGAGACTCTCATCACTTTCTGAAAGGAAGATACGTACCAGAGCATGACTCCAGAAGCAAGAGATAGTTTGAAGAACTCCCACAGCCCCGAGAACGCCTCCACCGACCAACCGGTCCATGTCAAAGGACAGCCCCCGCTAGCCGAGTACCGATACAACCCCAGAACCATGAGCCACCACGAGAGATCTAGCGCGACGCACAGGCCCACCATGCCGAATCCGAAGACGTACACGCACAGCCAGCTCGCGACAACGTTCATGACAAAGCCCGCCAACGACACCCAGGCCGTGACCGAGTTCTTGATCTGGCTCTGCAGGAACTTGTTCAGCGGGAACATGAACGCAAAGCTGAAGTGGAGAGGGATGAACCATAGGGCCAACACGCCCGACATCTCCGCGACGTCGTCGGCTTGGCCTAGGAGCTTTAGGAGCGGTGTCGTGAAAATGTAGATGGGCAGCAACAGGATGCAACACAGGAAGAGCACGATCCACGACCTCTGCATGTAGATGCCGAGCATGTGGTATCTCTTCGCGCCGAACGCTTGACCGCAGAGCGTCTCGAGTGCGCTCGCCATGCCTAGCTAATCGATATTGCCACTCCCAAAAAAGGAAGTCCGTTAGATTTGTGACATACAAGTTGAGATATAGTATTTTCGCATTTTCGTCACTTGCCCACATCAATTGTAGGAGGATTTTATGCAGCTTGAGTACTTAAAATTCAATTCATTTATAAATCCGACCGATACTAATAACTGTAAGGAAGTCATGTTTTCCTCAGCCACGAGGGCAGCAGATCAACCATTAGCCACGAGGCACCGGCGTTCGACCTCCAAAATCCGATTGTTGGAGAATTGGGTTTAGCCACTAAGGACCTGAGTTCAACCGGTGACCATCTCGGATTGGCTTCCGGAGACTCGACTTTGAGTGTTGGCGAAGGTCATCCATACTTGAGTTTGGTCACGAGAATGCCCCAGTACAATTGCCCACGATGCAAGTATTGACCGAGCTTCAATAAAGAATTCTTGTATATATTCAAAACATGTGAACACACTCTATTTCGACCATTACATGTAGACTCACGTGAAATCCACATGATCTAATAGTTATGATGAAGTGGCTCATATATGGCGAATGCATACAATACTTGCCCAAATTCGATAATAGGCTGCCTTGCATCCAATAGGTCGACTAACTTTGGTTCTCGGCCACCTAAGGTCGACCGCTAATGGCTCAATTCCTATTATTAAGAACCCCAACCCCAATTTTTAGTTGCGGTCCTTACGGAAGAGGTTCAAGTCCCAAAAGAATACTTGATCTTTTGAAATTCTTAGTCACTATTCGAAATTTAAGTGAAAGCTTTTCATACACGAACATGTTTTGATTGGCTA
The sequence above is drawn from the Eucalyptus grandis isolate ANBG69807.140 chromosome 11, ASM1654582v1, whole genome shotgun sequence genome and encodes:
- the LOC104416338 gene encoding protein DETOXIFICATION 27 isoform X1, producing the protein MASVAANGDVAQSVDGRQNGIDHRDKKEEEKKLSTRVCIETKKLWQIAGPAIFTRVATYSMNVVTQAFSGHLGEVELAAMSIANTVILGFNLGLLLGMASALETLCGQAFGAKRYHMLGIYMQRSWIVLFLCCFLLLPIYIFTTPLLKLLGQADDVAEMSGSLALWFIPLHFSFALALPLDKFLQSQLKTAVTAWVSLAGLAVNVVGSWLCVYVFGFGVVGLCVVLDLSWWLIFLGMYLYSACGGCPTTWTGWSVEAFSGLWEFFKLSLASGVMLCLEFWYYKIMILLTGYLRNATVAVDALSICMSIDGWEMMIPFAFLAAIGVRVANELGAGNSGAAKFATIVSVVQSTMIGLFFCALVMILHDKFAYIFTSSAPVLEEVERLSYLLGVTILLNSVQPILSGVAVGSGWQAYVAYINLGCYYLVGLPVGLLMGWVFHFGVLGLWGGMVFGGTAIQTLILALITINCDWAKEAEKAKARVAKWSTPDPEPLASADG
- the LOC104416372 gene encoding protein DETOXIFICATION 27 gives rise to the protein MPLHLSQNFNSYNIISSSSTTPVISHRILPRINSLSLSLSLSLSLMASVASNGDVNQCLLAHPAKGRQNGVDQWDEKVKEKRKLATRAWVETKKIWQVAGPAIFTRVAMYSMNVITQIFSGHLGEVELAAMCIANTVILGFNFGLLLGMASALETLCGQAFGAKRYHMLGIYMQRSWIVLFLCCILLLPIYIFTTPLLKLLGQADDVAEMSGVLALWFIPLHFSFAFMFPLNKFLQSQIKNSVTAWVSLAGFVMNVVASWLCVYVFGFGMVGLCVALDLSWWLMVLGLYRYSASGGCPLTWTGWSVEAFSGLWEFFKLSLASGVMLCLESWYYRILLLMTGYLPNTTVAVDALSICMSINGWEMMIPLGFLAAIGVRVANELGAGNAEAAKFATAVSVVQSTTIGLLFCVLIMILHNKFAYIYTSSTDVLEEVDELSYLLGLTILLNSVQPILSGVAVGSGWQAYVAYINLGCYYVVGLPLGLLMGCVFHFGVMGIWGGMVLGGTAVQTLILAVTTINCDWAKEAEKAKARVAKWTTQSTSNPESLASAAG